In Megalops cyprinoides isolate fMegCyp1 chromosome 25, fMegCyp1.pri, whole genome shotgun sequence, a single window of DNA contains:
- the gtse1 gene encoding G2 and S phase-expressed protein 1, giving the protein MASLNNDDFFSLAEEKFDFDLSLSPASEKGGEDDDNEVFVGPVGHKEKCISVGIESRTKEGSSTSSGLSLGVEMGSWSPLTGDKFEQIVKEAHLVAHQIKRNDDDGEACGGGRAAGKEKEEEAVPAAEGSAAECFAEDAAAKLSALGGPPAAPAALSPIKRETFCIQDSPLKQLPPAIQRRLLQAGKSSSPAKPAAKAGGMAKVAPAQPKVALRGKSALSCSKEVLPNRPTVPAVNQRSANARANPPGRANPPGRANPPGRANPPGRANPPSRANLPPPSKGKVGRKLSPCGRRLSSAGSSEDLLSDTASVASDVSDSSFNTSLPGRRGLPAPSKAGLRAPPAMKAPPPQSRRTVDRKNTSSSSSSVSSLNSSLSTSPSARGKFNTSLSSGASAAKARVSSSLSRLPGSGLTSVRPRASSAASRAPETATAGRPSASAAGKKPAEPQPKPVKSTPVRRQDPAPSQQTPASRPLSRAGSVPSLPSASASAIKPGSVVQANGKPKAFVAPTPTNQVKGPRRSEAPSPDVPKMMKPKRLMSAGSAGSLHQKAEVSRTPPERSKSVSAQVRRSSALPTPVNRRISGIPIMTPKSMKPGLTAERPQLPASARKISQGSPSQMKPAQQSGTSGPEPAPREGSSFQPCSLVFSLEDEPEGVASTAHAPDTPEDTSAYTAEGPSGHGSDDHRSTEHSTEQEVPENSSMDQISKETSTQQQEVPENISKDQNPPDISTEQQEVPDTSSRDHSTPEHSTEQQLPPSPKQFQTPQRSVTKTPQNKEVLLVDAPAPVLRPEDRPLIDLSNTPDLIRTVPLKPSGGQLIDLSSPLISWSPIDKKENAMDSAPLINLSF; this is encoded by the exons ATGGCTTCGCTGAATAACGACg ATTTTTTCTCGTTGGCCGAGGAGAAGTTTGACTTCGACCTCTCCCTGTCACCTGCAAG TGAGAAGGGGGGCGAGGATGACGACAACGAGGTGTTTGTGGGTCCCGTGGGGCACAAGGAGAAGTGCATCTCGGTGGGCATCGAGAGCCGCACGAAGGAgggcagcagcaccagcagcggCCTCTCCCTGGGCGTGGAGATGGGCAGCTGGAGCCCCCTCACGGGGGACAAGTTTGAGCAGATCGTCAAAGAGGCCCACCTGGTGGCCCACCAGATCAAGAGGAACGACGACGACGGCGAGGCCTGCGGCGGTGGGCGGGCCGCTgggaaggagaaggaagaggaggccGTGCCCGCCGCCGAGGGCAGCGCGGCAGAGTGCTTCGCGGAGGACGCCGCGGCCAAACTGAGCGCGCTCGGCGGCCCGCCGGCAGCGCCGGCCGCACTCAGCCCCATCAAACGGGAGACCTTCTGCATCCAGGACAGCCCCCTCAAACAGCTGCCGCCCGCCATCCAGCGGCGCCTCCTGCAAGCTGGGAAGAGCAGCAGCCCCGCAAAGCCCGCGGCGAAAGCTGGCGGCATGGCCAAAGTGGCCCCTGCTCAGCCCAAAGTCGCTCTGAGAGGGAAATCTGCCCTGTCCTGCAGCAAGGAGGTGCTGCCCAACCGGCCCACTGTTCCCGCAGTGAATCAGCGCTCCGCTAACGCCAGAGCGAACCCTCCGGGCAGAGCGAACCCTCCGGGCAGAGCGAACCCTCCGGGCAGAGCGAACCCTCCGGGCAGAGCGAACCCTCCGAGCAGAGCGAACCTGCCCCCTCCTAGCAAG GGGAAGGTGGGGCGGAAGCTGAGCCCCTGCGGCCGTCGGCTGAGCAGTGCAGGCTCCTCGGAGGACCTCCTCTCGGACACGGCGAGCGTGGCGTCCGACGTCAGCGACTCGTCCTTCAACACCAGCCTGCCTGGGAGGAGGGGTCTCCCCGCTCCCAGCAAG GCAGGGCTCCGGGCACCTCCCGCCATGAAAGCGCCACCTCCGCAGAGCCGGCGGACCGTGGACAGGAAGAAcacgtcctcctcctcttcctcggtgTCCAGTCTGAACTCCAGCCTGTCCACCTCGCCCTCGGCCAGAG GTAAATTCAACACCTCCCTGAGCTCGGGTGCAAGTGCGGCGAAGGCTCGGGTGTCAAGCAGCTTGAGCAGGCTGCCCGGCTCCGGCCTGACCTCCGTGAGGCCCCGGGCATCCTCCGCTGCGAGCCGAGCCCCGGAGACGGCGACAGCAGGGAGGCCGTCTGCCTCGGCGGCGGGCAAGAAGCCGGCCGAGCCCCAGCCCAAGCCGGTCAAGTCCACCCCTGTCAGGAGACAGGACCCCGCCCCTTCGCAACAGACCCCCGCCAGTCGACCCCTGTCGAGGGCCGGCTCCGTTCCCAGCCTCCCCTCCGCCTCGGCATCGGCCATCAAGCCCGGAAGCGTCGTCCAAGCCAACGGCAAGCCCAAGGCCTTCGTCGCCCCGACTCCCACGAATCAGGTCAAGGGACCGCGGCGATCAGAGG ctCCTTCACCTGATGTGCCGAAGATGATGAAGCCAAAAAGACTGATGTCTGCAGGCAGTGCTGGAAG CCTCCATCAGAAAGCGGAAGTCTCCCGCACGCCCCCCGAGAGGTCCAAGTCCGTTTCGGCGCAGGTCCGGCGCTCCTCCGCCCTCCCCACCCCGGTGAACAGGCGGATTTCGGGAATCCCCATAATGACTCCCAAGAGTATGAAACCCGGTCTGACCGCAGAGCGGCCGCAGCTTCCAGCGTCGGCCAGGAAGATCAGTCAGGGGAG CCCCTCTCAGATGAAGCCGGCCCAGCAGTCAGGCACTTCAGGCCCTGAGCCCGCTCCCAGGGAAGGTTCCTCCTTCCAGCCCTGCTCCCTGGTCTTCTCCCTGGAGGACGAGCCCGAGGGAGTGGCCAGCACCGCCCACGCCCCTGACACGCCTGAAGACACCTCCGCCTACACCGCAGAGGGTCCCTCTGGGCACGGCTCGGATGACCATAGATCCACcgagcacagcacagaacaggaGGTGCCTGAGAACAGCAGCATGGACCAGATTTCTAAAGAAACGAGCACCcagcaacaggaagtgcctgAGAACATCAGCAAGGACCAGAATCCCCCAGACATTAGCACCGAGCAACAGGAAGTACCTGACACTAGCAGTAGGGACCATAGCACCCCAGAACACAGCACCGAGCAACAGCTTCCGCCCAGCCCTAAGCAATTCCAGACACCGCAGCGCAGCGTGACCAAGACTCCCCAAAACAAAGAG